The following are encoded in a window of Clostridium thermarum genomic DNA:
- a CDS encoding VanW family protein, which produces MKKKKKKTKRNFVIMLSVFAVLALSGGAAYTGYVYKINSSWDNFIYPGVKIMGIEVGGKTKTEAIALLKERYGDVIVKKKIDIKYLDKTYSIGYDELNARYNIEEIVEEVFSYGKDLSIFQKNNTIKNGINKEYELSFTYDDTAVGNLIAAMEKDINKDPVDGSLEMVSRGKFKVTPDIKGYMLLSDKLKEDIINSINGDLGNDITIEAPVETLTAHKTEEKLSTVDTLIASYSTDYKTSTWARSTNIELATKSIDKLLLMPGDSFSFNETVGERTKARGYQEAGVIIGNKIESGLGGGICQVSSTLYNAVLRANINSTERYHHTLTSSYVAYGLDATVDWGNLDYKFTNTLEYPIYIEGYVQNKAVHFNIYSNKSLTSRQYDVVNQVYKTVETTTKTIEDPNMPEGKKEIVQQAQTGIKVRVYRNTYENGKLIKQDLISDDYYRPVEGIVKVGTKKVETAVKPETTNNQAATSSQNTAPVTTKPESSEPESNPSEASEQEATIPENTNPEESNI; this is translated from the coding sequence ATGAAGAAAAAGAAGAAAAAGACAAAAAGGAATTTTGTTATTATGCTGTCAGTATTCGCGGTACTCGCATTGAGCGGCGGTGCCGCCTATACAGGATATGTATATAAAATCAATAGTTCCTGGGATAATTTTATCTATCCTGGGGTTAAGATTATGGGAATTGAGGTTGGTGGCAAAACCAAAACTGAGGCAATAGCCCTATTGAAGGAAAGATATGGAGATGTTATTGTAAAAAAGAAAATTGATATCAAATATTTAGACAAGACCTACTCAATAGGCTATGATGAATTAAATGCCCGTTATAATATAGAAGAGATTGTTGAGGAAGTCTTTAGCTATGGTAAAGATTTATCAATTTTTCAAAAAAATAATACAATTAAAAATGGTATTAACAAAGAGTACGAGCTTTCCTTTACATATGATGATACAGCCGTAGGAAATTTGATTGCTGCCATGGAGAAGGATATTAACAAGGATCCGGTTGATGGTTCATTAGAAATGGTCTCAAGAGGTAAATTCAAAGTTACTCCTGACATTAAAGGGTACATGCTTCTATCAGACAAGCTTAAGGAGGACATAATAAACAGTATAAATGGAGATTTAGGAAATGATATTACTATAGAAGCACCTGTGGAAACACTTACCGCACATAAGACAGAAGAAAAGCTTTCTACAGTTGATACATTAATAGCTTCATATAGCACTGACTATAAGACCTCTACCTGGGCCAGGTCCACTAATATTGAACTGGCAACAAAGTCAATAGACAAGCTCCTCTTAATGCCAGGGGATAGCTTTAGTTTTAATGAAACTGTAGGTGAAAGAACTAAGGCAAGAGGATATCAGGAGGCTGGCGTAATTATAGGGAATAAAATAGAGTCAGGCTTAGGCGGAGGTATATGTCAGGTATCTTCAACCTTATATAATGCTGTTTTAAGAGCAAACATAAATTCTACGGAAAGATATCATCATACTCTTACTTCATCATATGTTGCTTATGGTTTAGATGCAACGGTAGATTGGGGAAACTTGGATTATAAGTTTACTAATACTCTGGAATACCCAATCTATATTGAAGGTTACGTTCAAAACAAGGCAGTTCATTTTAATATTTATTCTAACAAGAGCCTAACCTCAAGACAGTATGATGTAGTGAATCAAGTTTACAAAACCGTAGAGACTACTACAAAAACAATTGAAGATCCCAATATGCCTGAGGGTAAAAAAGAAATAGTTCAACAGGCTCAAACCGGTATTAAGGTTAGAGTTTACAGAAATACTTATGAAAATGGAAAGCTTATAAAGCAGGATTTGATTTCAGATGATTACTATAGGCCGGTAGAAGGTATTGTTAAGGTGGGAACTAAAAAGGTTGAAACAGCAGTAAAGCCTGAGACTACAAATAATCAGGCGGCTACTTCATCACAAAATACAGCTCCTGTAACCACAAAACCAGAAAGTTCAGAACCTGAATCTAATCCTTCCGAGGCATCAGAACAAGAAGCAACAATTCCGGAAAATACAAATCCTGAAGAATCAAATATCTAG
- a CDS encoding VanW family protein produces MKNKKQLFIFPIMLFIIIVTAFGYIYYYVSKWDDKVYPNTFIGDTNISGLTIAEAKSALINYNKKLCSRNIHVIYDQKEYNLTYDDLQVEMELDNTINTAFKYGKDNNMLGKLSTLRAQKENRYEVVLKYNADNIKQFVEKVKQDINRPPVNASISKINRGKPSIVKEVIGKKVDENKLYNDIVNSISYDSPDSLTINITVGNEKPTITEAEISAIDSLVSTFTTHYSTASVGRAENIAIAAAKLNGKLLMSGEEFSFNKETGARTLENGFKGAPVIIKGKLVDGVAGGVCQVSTTLYNSIIKLGIKPLERRNHSLAPAYIGLGYDATVAEYIDFKFKNTLKYPLYIESKAGNGSITFNIYSNSSVTEIKYKLQNEIVEVIEPEIIYKQVDTLPKGTIEKVQDPIAGYKVKVYLVAYKNGKEIKRELLSRDNYKKVDGIYNVGA; encoded by the coding sequence ATGAAAAATAAAAAGCAATTATTCATTTTTCCTATTATGCTGTTTATAATTATTGTGACAGCCTTCGGCTATATCTATTATTATGTCTCTAAATGGGATGATAAGGTATATCCAAATACTTTTATTGGAGATACCAACATTTCAGGTCTAACTATCGCTGAAGCAAAATCAGCGTTAATCAATTATAATAAGAAACTATGCTCCCGAAACATCCATGTTATTTACGACCAAAAGGAATATAATTTGACCTATGATGACCTCCAGGTAGAAATGGAGCTGGATAATACAATAAATACTGCTTTTAAATATGGCAAAGATAATAATATGTTAGGGAAGCTATCTACTTTGAGGGCTCAAAAAGAAAATAGATATGAAGTGGTTTTAAAGTATAATGCAGATAATATAAAGCAATTTGTTGAAAAGGTGAAGCAGGACATAAATCGTCCACCGGTTAATGCCTCAATAAGTAAAATAAATAGAGGAAAGCCCTCCATAGTGAAGGAAGTTATTGGTAAGAAGGTAGATGAGAACAAGCTATATAATGACATAGTCAACAGTATAAGCTATGATTCGCCGGATAGTTTAACCATTAACATAACTGTTGGTAATGAAAAGCCCACAATAACAGAAGCGGAAATAAGCGCCATAGATTCTTTAGTATCCACTTTTACTACTCACTATTCAACTGCATCCGTTGGAAGAGCAGAAAACATTGCTATTGCAGCAGCGAAACTGAATGGCAAATTACTGATGTCCGGCGAAGAGTTTAGCTTTAACAAAGAAACCGGTGCTAGAACTTTAGAAAATGGATTTAAGGGGGCACCAGTTATCATTAAAGGAAAATTAGTTGATGGTGTGGCAGGAGGGGTATGTCAGGTATCTACTACCTTATATAACTCAATAATAAAGTTGGGAATAAAACCCTTGGAAAGAAGGAATCATTCCCTGGCACCGGCTTATATTGGTCTGGGATATGACGCTACAGTTGCGGAATATATTGATTTTAAATTTAAGAATACCTTAAAGTATCCTTTATATATAGAAAGTAAAGCAGGTAATGGCAGTATTACCTTTAACATATATTCAAACTCATCTGTAACTGAGATAAAATATAAACTTCAAAATGAAATAGTTGAGGTTATTGAACCTGAGATAATATATAAACAAGTAGACACATTACCAAAAGGAACTATAGAAAAAGTACAGGATCCGATAGCAGGATATAAGGTTAAGGTTTATCTTGTTGCCTACAAAAATGGTAAAGAAATAAAAAGAGAACTTCTCTCTAGGGATAACTATAAAAAGGTAGACGGAATATATAATGTCGGTGCCTAA
- a CDS encoding DNA alkylation repair protein: MEELKMVEWNSQTYKTFIDLLKSQSDEEYAKFNQKVIPNLGFSYYVRMPILRKMAKHLEKNKHLEDFYNYVSSGQSYEEKLLQSILFSKIEFKSPSDMFNSIDYYMLKINNWALCDSFATNIKTLVEKNKEIFFQMLPRYLETENPWAVRFALVVLNNYFTEEQYLESIFENIKSINNCQDYYVNMAVAWLVSSCYLVDKNKTKDFISKGYLNDWCINKSIQKIVESLRVTAVEKEEIKKLRRKKN; the protein is encoded by the coding sequence ATGGAAGAGCTAAAAATGGTAGAGTGGAACTCTCAAACCTATAAGACCTTTATAGACCTGCTAAAGTCACAATCTGATGAGGAGTACGCCAAGTTTAATCAAAAAGTAATACCTAATTTAGGCTTTAGTTATTATGTACGTATGCCAATACTGCGAAAAATGGCAAAGCATCTGGAGAAAAATAAACACTTGGAGGACTTTTATAATTATGTTTCCAGTGGTCAATCCTACGAAGAAAAATTATTGCAAAGTATTCTTTTTAGTAAGATAGAGTTTAAAAGTCCCTCTGACATGTTCAATAGCATAGATTACTATATGTTAAAAATTAACAACTGGGCCTTATGTGATAGTTTTGCTACAAATATAAAGACCCTGGTAGAAAAGAACAAAGAGATTTTTTTTCAAATGCTGCCAAGATATTTGGAGACCGAGAATCCTTGGGCGGTAAGATTTGCTCTGGTAGTACTAAATAATTATTTTACGGAAGAGCAATATTTGGAGAGTATTTTCGAAAATATCAAATCCATAAATAACTGTCAGGACTACTATGTCAATATGGCAGTTGCCTGGTTGGTGAGCAGCTGTTACTTGGTAGATAAGAATAAAACAAAAGATTTTATTTCCAAAGGATATTTGAATGATTGGTGTATTAACAAGTCTATTCAAAAGATAGTGGAATCCCTAAGGGTAACTGCGGTAGAGAAGGAAGAAATAAAAAAACTTAGAAGAAAAAAGAACTAG
- a CDS encoding D-alanine--D-alanine ligase yields the protein MKVGVIMGGISSERDISLNTGKEIVNNLDKERYQVQSIIIDKKTDIFDKVKDLDFALLALHGKFGEDGTVQSVLQTLDIPYSGCNALSSALCMDKDMTKKVLIANGINTADWVMVKKGEEIDVNAVETIGYPLVVKPNSGGSSVATGIVRNREELVNLIDEALKYDNEVMVEKYIKGDEITCCILDGKMLPVIAIRPKSSFFDFTSKYSDGGAEEVIVELQPELHNKVEAMALSCWRSLKCSVYARVDMLIQDGEPYVLEINTLPGMTKNSLFPKSAAAVGMSFSDLLDNIIQLSIKERQK from the coding sequence ATGAAAGTCGGAGTTATTATGGGTGGGATTTCTTCGGAAAGAGACATTTCACTTAATACAGGAAAAGAAATAGTAAATAATTTAGACAAGGAAAGATACCAGGTTCAGTCGATTATAATTGATAAAAAGACTGATATTTTTGATAAGGTTAAGGATTTGGATTTTGCCCTGCTGGCCCTTCATGGTAAGTTTGGTGAAGACGGTACAGTACAGTCAGTTTTGCAGACCTTGGATATTCCGTATTCAGGCTGCAATGCCTTAAGCAGTGCCCTTTGTATGGATAAGGATATGACAAAGAAGGTTCTGATAGCCAACGGAATTAATACTGCGGATTGGGTTATGGTAAAGAAGGGCGAAGAGATAGATGTGAATGCCGTAGAGACTATTGGCTATCCATTGGTAGTAAAGCCCAATAGTGGCGGGTCATCAGTGGCTACGGGAATTGTAAGAAATAGAGAGGAATTAGTAAATCTTATTGATGAGGCTTTGAAGTATGATAATGAGGTAATGGTGGAAAAATATATAAAAGGTGATGAAATTACCTGCTGCATATTAGATGGAAAAATGCTTCCCGTTATTGCCATAAGGCCCAAAAGCTCCTTCTTTGATTTTACATCAAAATACTCTGATGGTGGAGCTGAGGAAGTAATAGTTGAACTTCAGCCGGAGCTCCATAATAAAGTTGAGGCCATGGCGTTAAGCTGTTGGAGAAGCTTAAAATGCAGTGTTTATGCAAGAGTTGATATGCTAATTCAAGATGGAGAACCATATGTACTGGAAATCAACACACTTCCCGGAATGACTAAGAACAGTCTCTTCCCCAAAAGTGCTGCTGCAGTAGGCATGAGTTTTAGTGATCTGCTGGATAACATAATACAATTATCTATAAAAGAAAGACAAAAATAA
- the ptsP gene encoding phosphoenolpyruvate--protein phosphotransferase: MMKGISASWGYSIGYVLLKEEQAVNVQDNCNINLGQELERLKRAVEVSKKQLEELREKVAKEIGESQAQVFDSHLTLLEDPEFVGAAEKEIIISCKRAENAINDIMNTYIDIMTGIEDQYLKERSVDIKDIGNRIIMNLTGNFNNPLTHIRENTVIVAHDLTPSDTAQLDKNNVAAFITDIGGLTSHTAIMARALEIPAVVGLQDITSRVKNGDMVIVDGITGEVIINPEEPVIQEYRAKQAEFEAGKSKLRELIGRKIITKEGKYIEISANIGSLAELEKVLEYGADGIGLFRTEFLYMDRNTMPDEEEQFEVYKKLVLKMEQKPVIIRTLDIGGDKGLPYLSTPIEMNPFLGYRAIRLCLDRKDMFKTQLRAILRASYYGNLKVMFPMISTLEEFIEAKNLLLECMMDLKQEGYNYNENIETGMMVEVPSAAVLADEFAKLVDFFSIGTNDLIQYTLAVDRTNEKISHLYNTMDPAVLRLIKMTIEAAHKSGKWCGMCGEMAADESAIPLLLSYGLDEFSMNPVSILRTKQIILDHMESKNT; encoded by the coding sequence ATGATGAAGGGAATATCAGCCTCATGGGGATACTCCATAGGTTATGTTTTATTAAAGGAAGAGCAAGCAGTAAATGTTCAGGATAACTGCAATATAAATTTAGGTCAAGAGTTGGAAAGGCTGAAAAGGGCAGTAGAAGTGTCAAAAAAGCAGCTTGAAGAACTCAGAGAGAAGGTGGCTAAAGAAATAGGTGAAAGTCAGGCACAGGTGTTTGACAGTCATCTGACTCTCTTGGAAGACCCAGAATTTGTAGGTGCTGCAGAAAAAGAAATAATAATTTCATGTAAAAGGGCAGAAAATGCCATAAATGATATTATGAATACTTACATTGACATTATGACTGGAATTGAGGATCAATATTTGAAAGAAAGATCCGTAGACATAAAGGATATAGGTAACAGAATTATAATGAATCTAACAGGAAATTTCAACAATCCGTTGACCCATATTAGGGAAAACACTGTGATTGTTGCTCATGATCTTACTCCTTCAGACACAGCTCAGCTTGATAAAAATAACGTAGCAGCTTTTATAACAGATATAGGTGGTCTAACTTCTCATACCGCAATTATGGCCAGGGCTCTAGAAATACCGGCGGTGGTAGGGCTTCAAGATATCACTTCAAGGGTTAAAAACGGTGACATGGTAATTGTTGATGGCATTACCGGTGAGGTAATAATAAATCCAGAGGAGCCTGTAATCCAGGAGTATAGGGCAAAGCAGGCGGAGTTTGAAGCAGGCAAGAGCAAATTAAGGGAGCTCATAGGCAGGAAGATTATTACTAAAGAGGGTAAGTATATTGAAATTTCTGCTAACATCGGATCTCTGGCGGAACTGGAAAAGGTACTCGAATATGGTGCTGACGGCATTGGACTTTTTAGGACGGAATTTTTATATATGGATAGAAATACAATGCCGGATGAAGAAGAACAGTTTGAAGTATATAAGAAGCTGGTCTTAAAGATGGAGCAAAAGCCTGTCATCATAAGAACCTTAGATATCGGAGGAGACAAGGGACTGCCTTATTTAAGTACACCCATTGAGATGAATCCTTTTTTGGGCTATAGAGCTATAAGACTGTGTTTGGATAGAAAGGATATGTTTAAGACTCAACTGAGAGCTATATTAAGGGCTTCTTATTATGGAAACCTAAAAGTTATGTTCCCTATGATTTCTACCCTTGAAGAGTTTATTGAAGCGAAGAACCTTTTACTGGAATGTATGATGGACCTAAAACAAGAAGGTTACAACTACAATGAGAATATTGAAACAGGCATGATGGTTGAAGTTCCTTCTGCAGCGGTGCTGGCGGATGAATTTGCAAAGCTTGTAGACTTTTTTAGTATTGGTACAAATGACCTGATACAGTATACTCTAGCGGTAGATAGGACAAACGAAAAAATATCCCATCTGTATAATACTATGGATCCGGCTGTATTGAGACTAATAAAAATGACTATAGAAGCTGCTCATAAGTCTGGAAAGTGGTGTGGAATGTGTGGTGAGATGGCCGCAGATGAGAGTGCAATACCACTGCTGCTTTCTTATGGTTTGGATGAGTTTTCTATGAATCCAGTATCTATTTTAAGAACAAAGCAAATTATTTTAGACCATATGGAATCAAAGAACACCTAA
- the nth gene encoding endonuclease III, with the protein MHKKKINAILDILSKEYAGAKCALNFRSPYELLVATILSAQCTDERVNMVTEKLFKVYNTPEKMAELTEEQLGEKIKSCGFYNNKSKNIIAATREILTKHGGEVPRNFDDLVALPGVGRKTANVVMSNAFGVPAIAVDTHVFRVSNRLGLAKGKTPDEVEQGLMKNIPREMWSDAHHYIIWHGRKVCNARKPKCEECSLAPYCEFYSKTNK; encoded by the coding sequence ATGCACAAGAAAAAAATAAATGCTATACTGGACATCCTAAGTAAGGAATATGCCGGGGCAAAATGTGCCCTCAACTTTAGAAGCCCCTATGAATTATTGGTTGCAACCATTTTGTCTGCACAGTGTACAGACGAAAGAGTAAATATGGTTACGGAGAAATTATTTAAAGTTTATAATACACCGGAGAAGATGGCGGAGCTTACGGAAGAACAATTGGGTGAAAAAATAAAAAGCTGTGGTTTTTATAATAATAAAAGTAAAAATATTATTGCAGCCACTAGAGAAATATTGACAAAGCATGGTGGAGAGGTGCCGAGAAATTTTGATGACTTAGTGGCACTGCCGGGAGTAGGTAGGAAGACAGCTAATGTTGTCATGTCAAATGCCTTTGGAGTACCTGCCATAGCTGTGGACACACACGTATTTAGGGTTTCAAACAGACTTGGTCTTGCAAAGGGGAAAACCCCTGATGAAGTAGAACAGGGGCTTATGAAAAATATTCCCCGGGAAATGTGGAGTGATGCCCATCATTATATAATCTGGCATGGAAGAAAAGTATGCAATGCAAGAAAGCCAAAATGTGAAGAATGCAGTTTAGCGCCATATTGCGAATTTTATAGTAAGACAAACAAATAA
- a CDS encoding sodium ion-translocating decarboxylase subunit beta, which yields MDILLKGIHAITWQQAVMIIIGSVLIYLAIAKDFEPALLLPMGFGAILVNIPFSGAIGEHGILDILFNNGIAYGEIFPLLIFIGIGAMIDFGPLLQNPFMLLFGAAAQFGIFFTIALASLFGYNLKDAASIGIIGAADGPTSIFVATRFASKYLGAITVAAYSYMALVPIIQPFAIKLVTTRKERQIRMKYKSSNVSKTTKILFPIIITVIAGLVAPDSVSLIGFLMFGNLLRECGVLDRLSQTAQNELVNIVTILLGISIASTMKAKNFVTWDTITVIALGLAAFVFDTIGGVLFAKFLNLFRREKINPMIGAAGISAFPMSSRVIQKMAQKEDNQNFILMFAVGANVAGQIASVIAGGLILALVPALL from the coding sequence ATGGATATTTTACTTAAAGGCATCCATGCCATAACATGGCAGCAAGCAGTAATGATTATTATTGGCAGTGTTCTGATCTATCTTGCAATAGCAAAAGACTTTGAACCCGCTTTGCTGCTTCCTATGGGCTTTGGTGCAATCCTTGTTAACATACCCTTTTCCGGTGCCATTGGAGAACATGGTATACTGGACATACTCTTTAACAATGGAATTGCCTACGGCGAAATCTTTCCCTTACTAATATTTATTGGTATCGGAGCCATGATTGATTTTGGTCCTTTGCTGCAAAACCCCTTTATGCTTTTATTTGGAGCTGCCGCTCAATTTGGTATCTTCTTCACTATAGCTCTAGCCTCCCTTTTTGGCTACAATTTAAAAGATGCTGCCTCCATAGGGATTATCGGTGCTGCAGATGGACCAACCTCAATATTTGTAGCAACCAGATTCGCTTCAAAATACCTAGGAGCAATAACGGTAGCTGCCTATTCATACATGGCCTTAGTTCCTATCATTCAACCCTTTGCCATTAAGTTAGTAACTACCAGGAAAGAAAGGCAAATACGAATGAAGTATAAGTCTTCCAATGTATCTAAAACTACAAAAATTTTATTTCCAATAATTATAACGGTTATTGCCGGTCTTGTTGCTCCGGATTCTGTATCATTAATCGGTTTCTTAATGTTTGGTAATCTCCTGAGAGAATGTGGTGTATTGGATAGATTATCACAAACCGCTCAAAATGAGCTTGTTAACATAGTTACCATATTGCTGGGAATATCTATAGCCTCCACCATGAAGGCTAAGAACTTTGTAACTTGGGATACTATTACAGTTATAGCTTTGGGACTTGCAGCCTTTGTATTTGATACTATCGGCGGAGTTTTATTTGCAAAATTCTTAAACTTGTTTAGAAGAGAAAAAATAAATCCAATGATAGGTGCCGCCGGAATTTCTGCCTTTCCTATGTCCTCTAGAGTTATTCAAAAGATGGCTCAAAAGGAAGATAACCAGAATTTCATACTTATGTTTGCCGTTGGTGCAAACGTTGCAGGACAAATAGCTTCCGTTATCGCCGGCGGTTTAATACTTGCCTTGGTGCCTGCACTGCTGTAG
- a CDS encoding OadG-related small transporter subunit, translating into MELFKKSLELMVFGMAGIFAVTFIIYLTIKLLHRLFPQKD; encoded by the coding sequence ATGGAACTTTTTAAAAAGTCACTTGAGTTAATGGTATTTGGTATGGCAGGTATTTTTGCAGTAACCTTTATTATATATTTAACAATCAAACTATTACATAGACTTTTCCCTCAAAAAGACTAA